In the genome of Pseudarthrobacter sp. IC2-21, one region contains:
- a CDS encoding alpha/beta fold hydrolase: protein MKTAARQPSAAPAYFSTGLAARTHAAHIELDGSRVAYWTYEPVRVTAETRTILVIHGFRGDHHGLLRVADQLPEMRIIMPDLPGFGSSAAFAAGQHSVSQYGDFISSFMAALGLGPDTVLLGHSFGSIIASHFVAAHPGTVTPLILINPIAAPALEGPKGLMTKLAVLYYRLAARLPRTLGLALLRSPLIVRVMSETMAKTADKDLRRFIHGQHHAYFSSFADRESLLQAFTASVSAHVAEVAEKLTLPVLLVAGEKDEIATLPDQHVLAGLLPDGELKVIAGVGHLIHYETPAPAAGFIRSFLKDHPA, encoded by the coding sequence GTGAAGACCGCTGCCCGCCAGCCATCCGCCGCGCCGGCCTACTTCAGCACCGGGCTGGCCGCCCGCACCCATGCCGCGCACATCGAACTCGATGGCAGCCGCGTCGCGTACTGGACCTATGAACCGGTCCGGGTCACTGCCGAAACCCGCACCATCCTGGTCATCCACGGGTTCCGCGGCGACCACCATGGCCTGCTCCGCGTGGCCGATCAGCTGCCGGAAATGCGGATCATCATGCCGGACCTGCCCGGTTTCGGCAGCTCAGCCGCGTTCGCGGCGGGACAGCATTCGGTGTCCCAGTACGGCGACTTCATCAGCTCCTTCATGGCGGCGCTCGGCCTGGGCCCGGACACCGTGCTGCTGGGCCACTCCTTCGGCTCCATCATCGCGTCCCACTTTGTGGCCGCGCATCCCGGGACGGTCACCCCGCTGATCCTCATCAATCCCATCGCCGCGCCCGCCCTGGAAGGCCCCAAGGGCCTCATGACCAAATTGGCCGTGCTCTATTACCGGCTCGCGGCACGCCTCCCCCGCACCCTGGGCCTGGCGCTGCTGCGGAGCCCGCTGATTGTCCGGGTCATGAGCGAGACCATGGCCAAGACGGCCGACAAGGACCTGCGCCGGTTCATCCATGGCCAGCATCACGCCTACTTCAGCAGCTTCGCGGACCGGGAAAGCCTCCTCCAGGCATTCACCGCATCCGTGAGCGCGCACGTGGCGGAGGTTGCTGAGAAGCTCACCCTGCCGGTGCTGCTCGTGGCCGGCGAGAAGGACGAAATCGCCACGCTGCCGGACCAGCACGTCCTCGCCGGGCTCCTGCCGGACGGGGAACTCAAAGTCATTGCCGGCGTCGGCCATCTGATCCATTACGAAACGCCCGCACCGGCCGCCGGTTTCATTCGCAGCTTCCTTAAGGACCACCCCGCGTGA